A single genomic interval of Metasolibacillus fluoroglycofenilyticus harbors:
- a CDS encoding DUF485 domain-containing protein: MGNQQKHIDYDKIAQLDSFKQLVKKKNSFVWTLAVIFLIAYMTLPVLTSYTKILHAKAIGDITWVWVYSAGLFIMTWGLAHLYISKASKFDKDAKAIIEEYERGNS; encoded by the coding sequence ATGGGAAATCAACAAAAGCACATTGACTATGACAAAATTGCGCAACTTGACTCTTTTAAACAACTAGTAAAGAAAAAGAATTCATTCGTATGGACATTAGCAGTCATTTTCTTAATTGCGTATATGACATTACCAGTGCTAACTTCGTACACAAAAATCTTACACGCAAAAGCGATTGGAGACATTACATGGGTATGGGTATACTCAGCAGGCCTCTTCATTATGACATGGGGTCTAGCACACTTATATATCTCTAAAGCATCGAAATTTGATAAAGATGCGAAGGCAATCATTGAGGAATATGAAAGGGGGAATAGCTGA
- a CDS encoding solute symporter family protein, with amino-acid sequence MSLTAISFFVGIVGLTLVITWWASKRTSSASDFYTAGGGLTGWQNGLAIAGDYLSAASFLGIAGSVALFGFDGFFFSLGYLVAYLVVLYIVAEPLRNLGRFTLADMITARFNQSKVRGTAALSTITIVLFYMIAQLVGAGALIQLLLGIDYWVAVLLVGFMMTIYVLFGGMTATSWVQIIKACLLMLGTVIISFLVLAKFDFSIAKMFSDMATATEHGEAYLNPGLRYTDGLDTISMMIALVLGTAGLPHILMRFFTVKDAQTARSSVIWATWIVGLFYVLTIFLGFGAAAFVGKEKIVAANAAGNMAAPLLAEALGGDILFSFVCAVAFATILAVVAGLVLSGASALSHDIYGQIIKKGKITEKEQVLAARIGSITISIVSIVLALGAQTLNVAFLVSLAFCIAASANLPVIIYTIYWKRFNTTGAVTAMLTGLISALVLVAVSPNVWGPEGKAIFVGEPLIMLSNPALISVPLGFIGGWIGTLLSKEKADEAKYREVDVKANTGISVQDVSH; translated from the coding sequence ATGAGCTTAACGGCCATTTCGTTTTTCGTAGGTATTGTAGGTTTAACATTAGTTATTACTTGGTGGGCTTCAAAACGTACTTCTTCAGCAAGTGATTTCTATACAGCTGGTGGAGGTTTAACAGGCTGGCAAAATGGACTAGCTATTGCTGGTGACTATTTATCGGCTGCATCATTCTTAGGAATTGCTGGGTCAGTTGCCCTTTTCGGCTTTGACGGCTTCTTCTTCTCTCTAGGCTATTTAGTTGCTTACTTAGTAGTACTTTATATCGTGGCAGAGCCTTTACGTAACTTAGGTCGATTCACATTAGCTGATATGATTACAGCTCGTTTCAATCAATCAAAAGTTCGTGGAACGGCTGCACTAAGTACAATTACAATTGTATTATTCTATATGATTGCACAGCTTGTTGGTGCAGGGGCACTTATTCAATTATTACTTGGTATTGATTACTGGGTAGCAGTTCTTTTAGTAGGTTTCATGATGACAATCTACGTATTATTCGGTGGTATGACAGCAACAAGCTGGGTACAAATTATTAAAGCTTGTTTATTAATGCTTGGTACGGTAATTATTTCATTCTTAGTATTAGCGAAATTCGATTTCAGTATTGCTAAGATGTTCTCAGATATGGCTACTGCTACAGAGCATGGCGAAGCATACTTAAACCCAGGTTTACGTTACACAGATGGTCTTGATACTATTTCTATGATGATTGCGTTAGTATTAGGTACAGCAGGTCTTCCTCATATTTTAATGCGTTTCTTCACAGTAAAAGATGCTCAAACAGCACGTTCTTCAGTAATTTGGGCTACTTGGATTGTTGGACTTTTCTATGTTTTAACAATTTTCTTAGGATTCGGTGCGGCAGCATTCGTAGGTAAAGAGAAAATCGTTGCAGCAAACGCAGCAGGTAATATGGCTGCTCCACTTCTTGCGGAAGCATTAGGTGGCGATATTTTATTCTCATTTGTCTGCGCGGTAGCATTCGCGACAATTTTAGCGGTAGTTGCTGGTTTAGTACTTTCAGGTGCATCTGCCCTGTCACATGATATTTATGGTCAAATTATTAAAAAAGGTAAAATTACTGAAAAAGAGCAAGTTCTTGCTGCTCGTATCGGTTCGATTACAATTTCTATCGTATCAATTGTTTTAGCTTTAGGTGCACAAACATTAAACGTAGCATTCTTAGTATCGTTAGCGTTCTGTATTGCAGCTTCTGCAAACTTACCAGTAATTATTTACACAATTTATTGGAAACGCTTTAATACGACAGGTGCGGTTACAGCGATGTTAACAGGTTTAATTTCTGCACTTGTATTAGTAGCTGTATCACCAAACGTTTGGGGTCCAGAAGGTAAAGCTATTTTTGTAGGTGAACCATTAATTATGTTATCAAACCCTGCATTAATTTCTGTTCCATTAGGCTTCATCGGTGGTTGGATTGGTACACTTCTATCGAAAGAAAAAGCAGACGAAGCGAAATACCGCGAAGTTGATGTAAAAGCAAACACTGGTATTTCTGTGCAGGATGTTTCTCACTAA